In Spirosoma aureum, a single genomic region encodes these proteins:
- a CDS encoding S9 family peptidase yields MKLVYFLQVLAFLVNLDFVWAQAPSITQSIDMKSVSNPQLSPDGKWVAYTLTKTNWDDNTYDTDIWLASTITPERFQLTNSKKSNSSPAWSPDGKWLAFLSTRDDKSQLYLISPTGGEARPLTKFETGVTAFKWSPTGKQLIFSATVPDGKLDKERKEKYSDYEVVRDDYKMVHLYLLDSLANEKPAKPKALTKGEGFSVGSFVVSPDGQKIAFDASKNPDLINSHTSDLYVLTLGDTVTRKIVSLKGPDQNPVWSPDGQQIAFTTANENEFYFYTNRLIATVPVSGGTPKMLTNTFDENANLLEWTADGILFSGYQKTAAHLFRLDPATLKTECLTKPDNLIATQFTFSKDGRQMAFVGAMPNQYAEIQTSGVREFVSKTLTDMSAQLKPFKTATREVVSWKSVDGNVIEGILIKPANFDPARKYPLLVVIHGGPTGIDLPSVAADRYYPVEQFINKGALVLRPNYRGSAGYGSKFRSLNVKNLGLGDYDDVISGVDYLIGKGMVDKDKVGAMGWSQGGYISAFITTYSDRFKATSVGAGISNWATYYQNTDITPFTRQYLQGTPWDNADIYQKTSPISYINRAKTPTLIQHGELDKRVPIANAYELRLALEDKGVPVRMVVYKGFGHGITKPKPMRQVMEENYRWFSKYIWGESL; encoded by the coding sequence ATGAAATTAGTGTACTTTCTTCAGGTGCTGGCCTTTCTGGTTAACCTCGATTTTGTATGGGCTCAGGCACCAAGCATTACGCAGTCCATCGACATGAAAAGCGTATCGAACCCACAGCTGTCGCCCGATGGCAAATGGGTCGCTTACACGCTTACAAAAACCAATTGGGACGATAATACCTACGATACTGACATCTGGCTCGCCAGTACGATTACGCCCGAACGGTTTCAACTCACCAATTCCAAAAAATCGAATAGTAGTCCGGCCTGGTCGCCGGATGGAAAATGGCTGGCTTTTCTGTCAACGCGCGACGATAAATCGCAGCTGTACCTGATAAGCCCAACCGGTGGAGAAGCACGACCATTGACCAAATTCGAGACGGGTGTGACGGCTTTTAAATGGTCGCCTACCGGAAAGCAGCTTATCTTTTCGGCTACTGTGCCCGATGGCAAACTCGATAAGGAGCGTAAAGAAAAGTACAGCGATTATGAGGTTGTCCGTGATGATTACAAGATGGTTCATCTCTATCTGCTCGACAGTCTCGCTAATGAAAAGCCCGCGAAGCCTAAAGCGCTGACCAAAGGAGAAGGGTTCTCGGTAGGCAGTTTTGTCGTTTCACCCGATGGCCAGAAAATTGCGTTCGACGCGTCGAAAAACCCCGACCTGATCAATAGCCATACGTCGGATTTATACGTACTGACTCTCGGCGACACCGTAACCCGTAAAATCGTATCGCTTAAAGGTCCCGATCAAAACCCGGTCTGGTCGCCCGATGGGCAGCAGATTGCCTTCACAACGGCGAATGAAAATGAATTTTATTTTTATACCAACCGTCTGATTGCCACTGTCCCGGTGTCCGGAGGTACACCTAAAATGCTGACGAATACTTTCGACGAAAACGCGAATCTTCTGGAATGGACAGCCGATGGTATTTTGTTCAGCGGTTATCAGAAAACGGCAGCACACCTCTTTCGGCTTGACCCCGCCACGCTAAAAACCGAATGTCTGACGAAACCAGATAACCTGATTGCAACCCAATTCACGTTCAGCAAAGATGGTCGACAAATGGCCTTTGTGGGAGCGATGCCGAACCAATATGCCGAAATCCAAACGTCGGGTGTGCGCGAGTTTGTGTCAAAAACGCTCACCGACATGAGTGCCCAGTTAAAGCCTTTTAAGACGGCTACGCGTGAGGTTGTCAGTTGGAAATCGGTCGATGGTAACGTGATCGAAGGCATTTTGATTAAGCCCGCCAATTTCGATCCAGCGCGTAAATACCCGCTTCTGGTCGTTATTCACGGGGGTCCAACGGGTATCGATCTTCCATCGGTTGCCGCCGACCGATACTACCCGGTTGAGCAATTTATAAACAAGGGGGCACTGGTGTTGCGGCCCAACTACCGGGGGTCGGCAGGTTACGGAAGCAAATTCCGCTCATTGAATGTCAAAAATCTGGGTCTGGGCGATTACGACGATGTAATTTCAGGTGTCGATTATCTGATCGGAAAAGGAATGGTCGACAAAGACAAAGTTGGTGCAATGGGCTGGAGCCAGGGAGGATACATATCCGCGTTTATCACGACCTACAGCGATCGGTTCAAGGCAACGTCGGTTGGGGCGGGTATTTCGAACTGGGCAACTTATTATCAGAACACCGATATTACGCCTTTTACGAGGCAATACCTGCAGGGTACGCCCTGGGACAATGCCGACATTTACCAGAAAACGTCGCCGATCAGCTACATCAATCGGGCTAAAACACCGACGCTTATTCAGCATGGCGAATTAGACAAACGCGTACCGATCGCCAATGCATACGAGCTACGGCTGGCTCTGGAAGACAAGGGTGTGCCGGTCAGAATGGTCGTCTACAAGGGCTTTGGTCATGGCATTACGAAGCCTAAACCGATGCGGCAGGTCATGGAAGAGAACTACCGGTGGTTTAGCAAGTACATCTGGGGAGAAAGCCTATAG
- a CDS encoding 3'-5' exonuclease: protein MPFLVLDLEMTGPEPDYNEIIQIGAVLFDDNWVEKGQYLTNVYPENKDAFSSSSEKIHNLSLADLEDAPMIYDVLPELEEWICQQLGIRVPKGQLDRTPFLRDVIICGQSVINDINFLKEAYRYEKLKWPYSRVLLDLHTLAYFTFRILKANGRKVPDRLSLTAIANYFGFSREDGFHNALEDSVLTARCMKEVFKLSEGMKLTA from the coding sequence ATGCCTTTTTTAGTACTTGACCTCGAAATGACCGGTCCAGAGCCGGATTACAATGAAATTATTCAGATTGGTGCCGTCCTTTTCGATGACAATTGGGTCGAAAAGGGTCAGTATCTTACCAATGTGTATCCTGAAAATAAAGACGCCTTTTCATCATCTTCTGAAAAGATCCATAATCTGTCATTGGCCGATCTGGAAGACGCGCCGATGATCTATGATGTTTTGCCCGAACTGGAAGAGTGGATTTGTCAGCAGTTGGGCATTCGCGTCCCCAAGGGTCAATTAGACCGGACGCCCTTTCTTCGCGACGTGATTATCTGCGGCCAGAGCGTTATCAATGACATCAATTTTCTGAAGGAAGCCTATCGTTACGAGAAGCTTAAATGGCCGTATTCGCGGGTCTTGCTGGATCTGCATACGCTGGCCTATTTCACCTTCCGAATCCTGAAAGCGAACGGACGCAAAGTGCCGGACCGGCTTAGTTTGACGGCCATTGCCAATTACTTTGGCTTCTCTCGCGAAGATGGCTTTCATAATGCACTGGAAGACTCAGTGCTCACTGCCAGGTGTATGAAGGAAGTGTTTAAGCTGAGCGAGGGAATGAAACTAACGGCCTGA
- a CDS encoding CvfB family protein, producing MIDIGRMNTLTALRETSVGFFLGEPGSENPQDDVLLPNKYVPTSLAVGDEIEVFIYTDSEDRPIATTLTPHIMRDEFAPLPVVSVTNVGAFLNWGLEKDLLVPYREQSHPMVAGQWYVVYMYLDEDTGRLVASSKVSRFLDEDVSDLCKGDEVDLLAYERTDLGYNVIINDRYQGLLYHSGIFRPIQTGDRMPGFIKHIRDDKLVDVSLQQEGFQNIEPNAQRILDELKANKGFLPLNDHSDPQAIHQALEMSKKTFKKAIGVLYKERKIVIQTDGILLV from the coding sequence ATGATTGACATCGGTCGCATGAATACGCTTACCGCCCTGCGCGAAACCAGTGTTGGGTTTTTCCTGGGTGAACCAGGCTCTGAAAACCCGCAGGATGATGTATTGCTGCCCAATAAATACGTACCGACATCGCTGGCGGTTGGCGACGAAATCGAGGTATTTATCTATACCGATTCCGAAGATCGGCCCATTGCGACTACATTGACCCCGCACATCATGCGCGACGAATTCGCGCCCTTACCCGTAGTATCCGTTACGAATGTGGGTGCGTTTTTGAATTGGGGTCTGGAGAAAGATCTGCTCGTTCCTTATCGGGAACAAAGCCATCCGATGGTAGCAGGGCAGTGGTATGTGGTGTACATGTACCTCGATGAAGATACCGGTCGACTGGTCGCTTCCAGCAAAGTGAGCCGGTTTCTGGACGAGGATGTGTCAGATCTGTGCAAAGGCGATGAGGTCGATCTGCTGGCTTACGAACGAACGGATCTCGGTTATAACGTTATAATCAACGACCGCTATCAGGGTTTACTCTACCATAGCGGAATCTTTCGGCCCATACAAACCGGCGATCGGATGCCTGGCTTTATTAAGCATATTCGCGATGATAAGCTGGTTGATGTTAGTTTGCAGCAGGAGGGCTTTCAGAACATAGAACCCAATGCCCAGCGTATTCTGGACGAACTGAAGGCCAATAAGGGTTTTCTGCCTTTAAACGATCATAGCGATCCACAGGCCATACATCAGGCGTTGGAAATGAGCAAGAAGACCTTTAAAAAAGCCATTGGCGTGCTCTACAAAGAACGAAAAATCGTGATTCAGACCGATGGTATTTTGTTGGTATAA
- a CDS encoding CHAT domain-containing protein has protein sequence MSCFRLYVLVSVGLCISLTNTVYGQCPSKNQFYQSIQTISAQTDLAGQVSSFQKWKEQWEHCGYPVDSTYVNGLLELGLAQFNQNELATAIQNTEKAIQLCKSHQSVMSADQLAKGLYRLGLILSFQGKPKEAQEALNQSVREGSKVPTAAKWVGNAYLYLAFGYNAAGDYQQAVSTAERAEIVAQRTHDKLLLAKLVQEKAKALTRLANYVAARKAAELSINLVQNDKSLQAAVATGYRLLGSIAEGQGQIAEALQYERRAFEVSRDSKDPYAPNYAVTLGMHYYKQQKYEQAAPYFRYSIDHNTSPYNKAQSLDNLGAVYWKQKQFIPALRYYQTGLRTMPIGFTDSRIEKSPSLEIIRRAARKQYLLTIIQDKADTWLDFAKATDNNRQRLQFALDTYNVADQIIDFMRWEQTGQQSKLYWRQKTRGIYQRAIETCYLLGDTEQAFRFLEKSRAVMLADKLNELGAQQQLSKQQADDEQRLRQTVGEQQNKLAGLSPDSASYASVRDALLVKQDSLEAFLKQLEATNPAYFRYKYDNTTSALAELQRYLKKQSGSLVTYFVGDSALYVMGVTGDSVMFKQQSAGIYNQTLSQFAPLLNSSEAMNKQANVSRFLTLGNSLYRQLLAPLKLPKGRVIVSPDGFFIPFDALSRSTDRPDYAVNEYAFSYAYSASLLLKNGIMQKTAPSFQKAGFLGVAPVDFAPRLSQVMLSGSDIALSAIASRFDSPMLLTHKAATRAAFQRQVSAYPVVLLFTHAAADSSSQEPMLYFADSTLRLSELGDGALPNAQLVVLAACKTGIGANQQGEGVFSLARGFSALGVPSVLTTLWSVQNEATYQLTSLFYKYLDEGLSKDIALQRAKQEWLTNAEGVNQLPNYWAGLIVIGDTEPLSRTNYWLWIAGGLLVLLGGFAAWWFWRKRQVRPLVSFPRSA, from the coding sequence ATGAGCTGTTTCAGACTATACGTACTAGTCAGTGTTGGGTTATGTATTAGCCTGACAAACACGGTTTACGGACAATGTCCATCGAAAAACCAATTTTATCAGTCAATCCAGACTATTTCAGCGCAAACTGATTTGGCCGGGCAGGTTAGTTCCTTCCAGAAATGGAAAGAACAGTGGGAGCACTGTGGCTATCCTGTTGATTCGACCTATGTAAACGGTTTGTTAGAATTGGGCCTGGCGCAGTTTAACCAGAATGAATTGGCTACCGCCATTCAGAATACCGAAAAGGCCATTCAGTTATGCAAAAGCCATCAGTCGGTCATGTCGGCTGATCAATTGGCAAAAGGGCTTTATCGATTAGGATTGATATTAAGCTTTCAGGGGAAGCCTAAAGAAGCTCAGGAAGCGCTGAATCAATCTGTCCGAGAGGGTAGTAAAGTACCAACAGCTGCCAAATGGGTTGGGAATGCGTATTTATATTTAGCCTTTGGCTATAATGCGGCCGGTGACTATCAACAGGCAGTAAGTACGGCTGAACGGGCCGAAATTGTCGCTCAGAGGACACACGATAAGCTACTATTGGCAAAATTAGTACAGGAGAAAGCAAAAGCGCTGACTCGATTAGCCAATTATGTAGCCGCCCGTAAAGCGGCTGAACTATCAATTAATCTGGTTCAGAATGATAAGTCACTTCAGGCTGCTGTTGCTACCGGGTATCGATTGCTTGGCAGCATTGCCGAAGGGCAGGGGCAAATTGCCGAGGCATTGCAATACGAACGCCGGGCTTTTGAGGTGTCGCGGGATAGTAAGGACCCCTATGCGCCCAATTATGCCGTGACATTGGGAATGCATTATTACAAACAGCAGAAGTATGAGCAGGCTGCGCCCTATTTTAGATATAGCATTGACCACAATACCAGTCCGTACAACAAAGCGCAGTCGTTAGATAACCTTGGGGCCGTGTATTGGAAACAGAAGCAGTTTATACCTGCTTTACGTTATTACCAAACTGGTCTTCGAACGATGCCAATTGGGTTTACCGATTCGCGAATCGAGAAGTCGCCTTCTCTGGAAATTATTCGGCGGGCGGCCCGTAAACAATATCTGCTAACGATCATTCAGGACAAAGCGGATACCTGGCTCGATTTCGCCAAAGCTACAGATAATAACCGCCAACGGCTTCAATTCGCACTCGATACCTACAATGTTGCCGACCAGATTATCGACTTCATGCGCTGGGAGCAGACTGGTCAGCAGTCAAAACTCTACTGGCGGCAGAAAACGCGAGGGATCTACCAGCGAGCGATCGAAACATGCTATTTACTGGGCGATACTGAGCAGGCATTTCGCTTTTTAGAGAAAAGCCGGGCCGTGATGCTAGCCGACAAACTGAATGAACTCGGCGCACAACAGCAACTCTCTAAGCAACAGGCAGATGATGAACAACGGTTAAGGCAGACTGTTGGGGAGCAGCAGAATAAACTTGCCGGATTATCGCCCGATAGTGCCAGCTATGCATCTGTTCGCGACGCTCTCCTGGTTAAACAAGATAGCTTAGAAGCGTTTCTGAAACAACTGGAAGCGACGAATCCGGCTTACTTCCGTTATAAATACGACAACACAACGTCAGCTCTCGCTGAACTGCAGCGTTACCTCAAAAAACAGTCGGGTTCGCTTGTTACGTATTTTGTGGGCGATAGTGCACTTTACGTCATGGGTGTAACCGGCGATTCGGTTATGTTTAAGCAGCAATCTGCCGGAATCTATAACCAGACACTTAGCCAGTTTGCCCCACTACTGAATAGCTCCGAAGCTATGAACAAACAGGCCAATGTCAGCCGGTTTCTGACACTGGGCAATAGCCTGTACCGACAGTTATTGGCTCCCTTGAAGCTACCTAAAGGGCGGGTAATCGTTTCGCCGGATGGTTTTTTTATTCCATTCGATGCTTTGAGCCGATCAACTGACCGCCCCGATTATGCTGTCAATGAATACGCATTCAGTTATGCGTATTCGGCCAGTTTACTGCTCAAAAACGGCATTATGCAAAAAACAGCACCGAGCTTCCAGAAGGCTGGCTTTCTGGGGGTTGCGCCGGTCGATTTTGCCCCCCGATTGAGTCAGGTCATGCTGTCAGGATCTGATATCGCCCTGAGTGCTATCGCCAGCCGATTCGATTCGCCCATGTTACTAACCCACAAAGCAGCTACACGAGCAGCATTCCAGCGGCAAGTCTCGGCCTATCCTGTCGTGCTTCTCTTTACCCATGCTGCAGCTGATAGTAGCAGTCAGGAGCCGATGCTCTATTTTGCCGACTCTACGCTACGGCTCTCCGAACTTGGCGATGGAGCCCTGCCCAATGCGCAGCTAGTGGTGCTGGCAGCTTGTAAAACCGGCATTGGGGCTAATCAGCAGGGCGAAGGCGTGTTCAGTCTGGCACGGGGTTTTTCGGCACTGGGTGTACCAAGCGTGTTAACGACACTGTGGAGCGTTCAAAACGAGGCTACCTATCAACTGACCAGTCTCTTTTATAAATACCTGGATGAGGGCTTGTCAAAGGATATTGCGCTTCAACGAGCCAAACAGGAATGGCTTACCAATGCAGAAGGTGTTAATCAGTTGCCTAATTATTGGGCTGGCCTGATCGTTATCGGCGATACAGAACCGTTGTCGCGAACGAATTACTGGTTATGGATTGCGGGCGGATTATTAGTTTTACTGGGTGGGTTTGCAGCCTGGTGGTTCTGGCGAAAACGCCAGGTCAGGCCGTTAGTTTCATTCCCTCGCTCAGCTTAA
- a CDS encoding FUSC family protein, with protein MNRRTRQVNYFLSGQYFSNGLRTTLSILLPSLLLAQVGQLSVGMAMSMGALSVSLSDAPGPIQHRRNGMVATVLSGFTVALVTGFARMNDYTLGLEILLFGFLFSMLAVYGNRATSVGTAALLIMILTLDRPLDAVGVLREGGLILAGGIWYTTISLLALQLQPYRSSQQALGLCIHEIAKFMALKADFYNTETDLDTDYRRLVAQQVTVSEKQDEVRDLLFKNRQFVAESTNTSRLLVLTFVDIVDLYEQILSMYYDYAAIRERFGQTGVLNTIARLIRLLSTELDHMGLAVQSIVPSRKPIDFTHALNKLKREIDELGDREGSTLVLKKILVSLRNISQRLATMQAHLATPDTSPTSLDGLEYGRFVSHQEIDLKSLLDNLSLDSSVFRHSVRVALAMLVGFVVTKTLDYGHHSYWVLLTISVILKPAFSLTKQRNIERIIGTFAGGLIGLAILMFIPNKTVHFVLMVLFMIGTYSAQRVNYIVMVICLTPFILILFNFLGISYFGAAEERLLDTILGGVIAFVASYLIFPRWESEQLSKPLRDILSANVRYVQFLLTILSGKPINVVEYKLARKDVYVTSANLAAAFERMVSEPKHTQRNERLIYKFVVLNHILSSNVATIISSLLTNEPKTHTSSITRPVKRALFALTDSLRRLDNTSAALPSETLSPSLSTADAPATTPDDRLFIEQLNFIQQVSSDISKLVERLNG; from the coding sequence ATGAACAGGCGCACCCGACAAGTCAATTACTTTCTGTCTGGCCAGTATTTTTCGAATGGTCTGAGAACGACCCTGTCTATTCTCCTGCCATCGCTGCTGTTGGCGCAGGTCGGGCAGCTTTCGGTAGGCATGGCCATGTCGATGGGTGCCCTGAGTGTGAGCCTGAGCGATGCACCCGGTCCGATTCAGCACCGGCGTAATGGTATGGTTGCTACAGTCCTATCAGGGTTTACAGTCGCACTGGTAACGGGATTTGCCCGGATGAACGACTATACGCTGGGACTGGAAATTCTCCTCTTCGGGTTCCTTTTTTCCATGCTCGCCGTCTATGGTAATCGCGCAACATCTGTCGGAACAGCGGCTCTGCTGATCATGATTCTCACCCTCGACCGGCCACTCGATGCGGTTGGTGTTTTGCGGGAAGGAGGACTAATTCTGGCCGGAGGTATCTGGTATACAACCATAAGCCTGCTCGCGTTACAGCTTCAGCCCTATCGATCATCGCAGCAGGCATTGGGGTTGTGCATTCATGAAATTGCCAAATTCATGGCCCTCAAGGCCGATTTTTACAATACAGAAACCGATTTAGATACTGATTATCGCCGGTTGGTTGCCCAGCAGGTAACCGTTAGTGAAAAGCAGGATGAAGTCCGGGATTTGCTCTTCAAAAATCGGCAGTTTGTAGCCGAATCGACCAATACCAGCCGATTGCTGGTGCTGACATTTGTGGATATTGTGGACCTCTATGAGCAGATCTTATCCATGTACTACGACTATGCAGCCATCCGCGAACGGTTTGGGCAAACGGGTGTTCTCAACACGATTGCCCGGCTTATTCGCCTGTTATCGACCGAACTCGACCATATGGGTTTAGCCGTTCAATCCATTGTACCATCCCGGAAACCGATTGACTTTACGCATGCGCTGAACAAGTTAAAACGTGAAATCGATGAGCTCGGCGACCGCGAAGGCAGCACCCTGGTCCTTAAAAAAATTCTGGTCAGTCTACGAAATATCAGCCAGCGGTTGGCCACGATGCAGGCTCATCTGGCGACGCCCGATACGAGTCCGACTTCGCTGGATGGGCTCGAATACGGTCGCTTTGTATCTCATCAGGAAATTGATCTGAAATCGCTTCTGGATAACCTCAGTCTCGATTCGTCCGTATTCCGGCATTCGGTACGCGTAGCACTGGCCATGCTGGTGGGTTTTGTTGTCACGAAAACACTCGACTACGGCCACCATAGCTACTGGGTGTTGCTGACTATTTCGGTCATTCTGAAACCAGCTTTCAGTTTGACTAAACAACGTAATATTGAACGGATCATCGGTACGTTTGCCGGTGGACTGATCGGGCTGGCCATTCTCATGTTCATTCCAAACAAAACAGTTCATTTTGTGCTGATGGTGTTGTTCATGATTGGTACGTATAGCGCCCAGCGAGTCAACTATATTGTCATGGTCATCTGCCTGACGCCCTTCATACTGATTCTCTTTAACTTTCTGGGTATTAGTTATTTCGGGGCGGCCGAAGAGCGTTTGCTGGATACGATACTTGGCGGAGTTATTGCTTTTGTTGCCAGTTACCTGATTTTTCCCCGATGGGAGTCGGAACAGTTGAGCAAACCCTTACGCGATATTCTGAGCGCGAATGTCCGGTATGTGCAGTTTCTGCTCACCATTCTGTCGGGGAAACCAATCAATGTGGTTGAGTACAAGCTGGCCCGGAAAGACGTTTATGTAACATCAGCCAATCTCGCAGCCGCCTTCGAGCGGATGGTCTCTGAGCCAAAGCATACGCAACGCAATGAGCGGCTCATCTATAAATTCGTGGTACTGAATCACATCCTGTCGTCTAACGTTGCCACGATCATTTCATCCCTGCTCACCAATGAACCCAAAACGCATACATCCTCGATAACCCGACCGGTTAAACGCGCTCTTTTCGCCTTAACCGATAGCCTTCGCCGATTGGACAATACCTCGGCAGCTCTCCCATCCGAAACACTCTCTCCCAGCCTCTCGACTGCTGATGCGCCCGCTACGACTCCCGACGATCGATTATTCATCGAGCAACTGAATTTTATTCAGCAGGTTAGTAGCGACATCAGCAAATTGGTCGAACGGCTCAACGGGTAG
- a CDS encoding S8 family serine peptidase: protein MSYDLPKPRRFTITIPELGKAQVVVEPVSGKRPGLIIKPELRNRRTYSRLQNLDKSVVVQLRDAKDRKVRYLAVKNQKIVLLTDAQLKEFRSEKLAVEQVVRKRGREISSKPLTIRYTVSDCPALVKGENIHTVLLEWEENTGFVNGSISPELRFFNDRGRIIVDANSQSDNSFIISPDDTLDPPVPPHACASTVNTVLGESDYKTLTPEDIDHYRRWANDYTGPTVAVLDTGLKFNFRNKGGVEPLDGPYYYRDAKTGEPRHFVVAFQEEPDSTCRNLPGNHIGYCAVCRYKQSDFLLQATANQISAGLPCQTKDICNSPFDDHRILDNTGKLLDGRHGTSIAAIIQQKAEVRILPVKAFDNQGFGTLFDMLNAFNYILHRQQADNIRVVNASWITGRDEPLLLQKVQQLMSADVFLVAAAGNIGQSIDPNLNNVPLYPACYSTVCPNVITVTTAARTYRTQTVGSRTKAPTSNDPLEQGLNEERQRRTILKQFGIDDPAIRFRFEGLIAVENFSTTFVNIGVVGDVQGYFKSPVLGGGLLNGSSFACGYVSAAVAEELRTHSASTRAQLIAALTSRDTMLKSEGVNDGRYLLP from the coding sequence ATGAGTTATGATCTCCCTAAACCCCGCCGATTTACAATCACCATTCCTGAATTAGGAAAAGCTCAGGTAGTTGTCGAGCCAGTTTCTGGTAAACGGCCTGGCCTGATCATAAAGCCAGAACTACGGAATCGACGAACATACAGCCGATTACAAAATTTAGATAAGTCAGTCGTTGTTCAGTTACGAGACGCTAAGGATCGGAAAGTCAGGTATCTGGCCGTAAAAAATCAGAAAATTGTTTTGTTGACTGATGCTCAGTTAAAGGAATTCAGATCAGAAAAATTAGCTGTTGAGCAGGTCGTTCGTAAACGAGGAAGAGAAATCAGTTCAAAACCATTAACGATTCGGTACACAGTTAGTGACTGTCCTGCTTTGGTCAAAGGGGAGAATATCCATACCGTATTGCTTGAATGGGAAGAAAATACTGGCTTCGTCAATGGGAGTATTTCGCCGGAGCTTCGCTTCTTCAATGATAGAGGAAGAATTATTGTCGATGCCAACTCACAGAGCGATAATTCATTTATTATCAGCCCCGATGATACACTAGATCCGCCTGTACCTCCCCATGCCTGTGCATCTACTGTAAACACGGTACTAGGCGAGTCGGATTACAAGACCTTGACTCCTGAAGATATTGACCACTACCGCCGATGGGCTAATGATTATACCGGGCCAACTGTAGCCGTCTTAGATACAGGGTTGAAATTTAATTTTAGAAATAAAGGAGGAGTCGAACCTCTGGATGGACCCTATTATTACCGGGACGCAAAAACTGGCGAACCACGGCATTTTGTTGTGGCGTTTCAGGAAGAACCGGACTCGACCTGCCGCAACCTGCCTGGTAATCATATCGGTTATTGCGCGGTTTGCCGATATAAACAATCGGATTTTCTGCTACAGGCAACGGCAAACCAAATTAGTGCTGGATTGCCATGCCAGACAAAAGATATTTGTAACAGCCCGTTCGATGATCATCGTATTCTGGATAATACGGGTAAACTGCTGGATGGGCGACATGGTACATCGATTGCAGCCATTATTCAGCAAAAAGCTGAGGTTCGTATTTTGCCCGTAAAAGCATTTGATAATCAGGGGTTCGGTACACTGTTTGATATGCTGAATGCGTTTAACTATATCCTGCATCGGCAACAAGCCGATAACATTCGAGTGGTGAATGCAAGCTGGATTACGGGTAGAGATGAGCCCCTGTTATTGCAAAAGGTCCAGCAACTGATGAGTGCTGATGTGTTTCTGGTGGCGGCTGCTGGTAACATTGGGCAATCGATCGATCCCAATTTAAATAATGTACCCTTATATCCGGCCTGCTACAGTACCGTTTGCCCCAATGTGATTACAGTTACAACAGCCGCCCGAACGTATCGGACCCAGACTGTGGGAAGTCGGACAAAAGCACCTACTTCGAATGATCCACTTGAACAGGGATTGAACGAAGAGCGGCAACGGCGGACTATCCTGAAACAGTTTGGAATCGATGATCCAGCCATTCGGTTTCGTTTTGAGGGCCTGATCGCTGTTGAAAATTTCTCGACTACTTTTGTTAATATAGGAGTTGTTGGCGATGTGCAAGGGTATTTCAAGAGTCCCGTATTGGGTGGCGGACTGCTCAATGGTAGCTCATTTGCCTGTGGCTATGTATCGGCTGCAGTGGCCGAGGAACTCCGTACTCATTCGGCCTCTACCAGGGCGCAACTGATTGCAGCACTTACGAGCCGTGATACAATGCTTAAGAGCGAGGGCGTTAATGATGGACGCTATCTCCTTCCTTAA